ATATATCGCAATAAATCCGTAGAcggcttttaaaattttgcatgGCAAAGAATGTGCCGAAAGCGGGAGAACTGGGGTGCAGAAGCGGAGGCGGAGGCGCCGTATAGAGCGGAAGCGGGGGCCGGGGGCGTTGGACGCTGCAAGTGGCGCCTGTCCGATGTTTACCTAATTAGGTCGACGCCGGCGCTGCCGTCGGGTCTCGCCATGGccacgaaaaattgtttaccCCACCAGGCTGGCGTCGCGCTCGACTGGGCAAGAGTTCTCGCCAAGATTGTGGGCCACTGAAGTTGATCCAACACACAGAGAAAGGTGATGTGGAGAAACCATACACTataatgtatgtgtgtatttcCGTCTCTCTGATAAACTTTTCTTTGggattttaaagattttcagTATCTAGGCAAAGATGGGGAActatagatttttttaataaatttcttataaaaggagttttgaaaaataaatatatttacatatatttttaaatacccACCGAATTATTTTGGAATGGGTTTCACAAAagagtttttaataataataatataagaaATCTTAAAAAAGTGTTTTTAGATACTCCCAAATTTCGTAAAACACACCTTTTATCGCTTATTTTGTTCAGCCGTAATGCTTTGTTGCtactttttgtaatttttgtgaATTTGTAGCGCCGTTTCATAGTTGTTGTTCTCCCCTTTGCTAATATTCATGTAAAAACGTATGAATGTCTGTTTGTACATAAATgtaaatacatacatttttGTTAGATGCCCGAATCCACGGGCTGCTACATCATCTTTAAATTTAGAATATTTTATCTTCAATCTGTGTGCATGTGTGGGTCGAGGCAGTGGCCTGTAAGTTTGTTGGTGGCCCACATGTGGGACTGGGACTTTCGGGGAAACGTGAACGCCTCGGATTCGAATTCGTGGTCTGTGCTCCACATTGCAGAGCCGCCAGCGGAGTCGCCACGGCATTGCAAGGCTATTAGATAATTAAATCGATAAATAGAGGAAAGGGATATAAATCCAGGAAGAACTTACAAGGTGTCCTAACTCCTTAAAATTACGAAATTGACCTGAAAACGGACCGTAATGCATAATTTGAGTTCAATTTGCCGAAAAACTCTGAATTAATCAATTTCGAATTTCAATCTATTTTTAACCGGCCTGTCACCCAATCGACGTAAAGCCGCAACTTAACGGTCCATTTAAATGTAATAGTTTTCCGTCATTTTGTCGCCAGTACAATGCCATAAAAAAGTCAAATACACAAAAGTCCAATacggcctggcctggcctgcaCTCGTAttggtgtgcgtgtgtgtgtgtgtgtgtgtcggcCAGAAACTGGCCAGTTTCACGGTGCCGTCTCAGTCTCAGTCGCCGGGTAATGCCATGAATGATATCATAGGCACCCATGGAGGTGAAGCCCACGGCAGAGTGCGGAGGGGGTGCGTCTCACGGTTCACCCCTCTTGAAAACCCCTTTGTGGAGCACTCTTGTAAGTAAGATTGTGGCGCCTTCGAGAGCGCCAACTCACCTCGCTCCCCGCTCTCTCTCGCGGCGGCTCTCAGACGGTGTTTGTTTTTCgctcattatttattttcatttcgtttttgCTGTTTTCGCTTAAAAGTTAATATCAATATAGAAAGTGACGACCTGACGCGGCAAGCTGGCGCCACGAGCAACTTGTCCGTCGCCGCCACCGCTGCCGCCTCAGCCGGCGTCGCTGCCGGTGAGCTCCAACACACGCGACTGCAGGCCCCCAATACTCTTTCTCTGTTCCCCACACCAGAATTTCCCCACACCACACCTACATGGCAATTCTATAGATTGGCAGTGCAAAATAATCGCCTCTCCCGCATGAACGACGATAAGGGGGAGAGGAGATGGGGGGACATGGGGCAGGAAACTCACCTTTTCCGTCAGTAGTGAACGACTCGAAGAGCGAAGGCTGCTCCGCCCGCTTGGAGATGCTCGAAATGCTGGGGCTGCTCCACGTGCTCAGCGCCGTTGACTTTGCATCGTTCTGTGAGTCTTCTTCGGAATCTAGAAATATCGTAGGAGAGGGGGGCCAATAACCCAGGGGGGAGGGGGGATGTCAGCAAAGTCTGGATCAAACTCAAATAGATATAATGGTATCCTCACCTGCATCTTTCAGTCTCAGCATTTTTGAGCGATGGGAATCTGAAATGCGAACATAAGATACGTATCTATcagatatttttcaatttttaatctttgaatttagattttatttcaaagtaaagaaataaacttaaactaCAATATTAGTattatgttttattaaattagtttataaagaaatataagttcttcaaaaaacctatgcctaaatatttatcttaaaattattcaattatatacatttttattaaaaagatgtCATATTCCATGTGCAAGTAGAATCATTTCCAGATAGAAACCCATCTCTATGGATGATTACAATCAAAGTTTCGAGTTATAAATGCGCGTCTTCTAGTCGTAGCGCACATATGATTAGATCATGGTTCGCCAAACTAATACATGCTAGTGTTTGAATATTTGTTCAGCAAATCAAAGCGAAACAAAACAGAGAGggcccaacaacaaaaaacaagacaaTCAGATACAAcaaaacattcaaaataaaataaaatagagggggggcaaaaataaaaaagaaacaaaccCAAGCGTAAGCAAGCCAAACATCAGCGGgcgatataaaaataaataatctttGCATATCAGGCAGAGTAGCTGGGGGACTGGGTGACTAGGAGGCTGGGGGAATGGTTCATTGGCGCAGAATTCGTTTGATGTTGGCGCTTTTATTTAATCTCGCTTACATTCTACTCCGTTTTCATTCTCTCATTTcactccccaaaaaaaaacagagaccCCAAAAGACCAAcaaaaaattctataaaataaataaataacacaaaaacaaCGAACGGAACAGGTCGTATTCGATGGCAAAGATCTACCTACCTACCTACCCAGTCCCAGTCGAGAAACCTCAATGAATTACTTGCCACTTTTGGCCATACATTCCAATTCATTCAATTCGattcaataaatttaataatttatgaaaCGTCGGATTAACGATTTTTGGGTTAAAtaagaaagaaattatatgaaattaaaattcaataataaCAGCAGTGTCGagtgttttaaaatttaaatactcaTGAAATAAGATATATGAACGAATAGATAGACTATGATGTTGAAGATTTTTGGGAACCCCAAGCTAAGGGGCTTGgcaattatgtttttaaatgtgCATATAATAGGATTAAAATAGTCTACAAAATTGTGAataaatatattcaaaaatttattgatttaagTTAACACTATGGAGCTTAAGATTAATTTAAtcattttgaaatatatatctttgAGATGTTTAACAGATAAGCTTTTTGATATGAATCTGGATGACAGATCTGTAATGCTTTCGGTATTCGGACGGCGCATAAATCGCTTGATGTGCCTCGTCAACGGCGCCCGGTTCAAATCGACTCGAATCGTTTCGATCCGGCCCCACCGGGGCCCAAATGTACCAGTTTAACCGGCCGCGTCATCCACATCCCCGACGTCGATCCCCAACATCGAAAATCTAACGATTCTTGAAAAACGAGCGAGGCGGCGTCGAAACCGAAACCTAAGGGAGCCCCAACGATTCCACCAGGCCGTCAGCCAACTGATGGATGGATCGTATGACCGGCCGGCCAGTCGGCGAAAATAGTCAACTGAATAATCACGGTTCTGGGTTAGGGGAACTGGATACTGTCCACAGAATTCTGACAATTGAAATTCTAGTAAAAGTCTATGTTCTAGATTCGATTTCGTTAATTCTAATGAACAGTGAATAATTGAGAATTATGATCAACGATAAACTCATAATACCCATTAAGTCAACGAATAATGTAACTGCTTATGGGATGTAATAAAAATCCACATTGACGCTTTCTAACCGACAACATAATTAGTCAAGTTCTCTTTAATGCCATTGAATAGCCCCCAAAACAATTTAGGCCCCAGAGCCCTATAGATATGTATTTTTGTATCTGTATGTGTTGAAGATGTGTCTTCGTAGCCAGTCTCCATAAAAACTGAACCGTACAAGGCGTATAAACGAGCAGAGTGGAGCCGTCGAACAAGAACCGCACCTCTGAATGAGATCGGATGGATGGGGCTGAGGCACGCAAAATGATCCTTTTTATGGGTGCACACTGGGGGGAAGACTGAGAAGACTGAGACAAAGGGGACGCTGGGACGCCGGGGGCGTCAGAGGAATGGAGAGAGAGGAAGACCAGGTCCAAAGACTTAAGAGACCGGCGACCACTCGTCGTTACAATTCCTGGAATTGTGTTCCCCTTGCCGATGCGGATGGAATAACATTATCGACTTGTTTAATGTGTTCGGCGCCATCATTAAAAAACCAGTCACTGTCGGGACGTCCATCCGCCGGCCAGACGATGACACAGCCAACGAAGCCAGAAGAACCACGGCTGCCTGCTGTTGCCGCCTGTTGCCCGTTGGCCGTTCAACGTTCGACGGTGTACGTTGCTTGTTGCACACACAGGTAAGTGGCACAGATAAGCGACATGCAGCGGCAAGGGAAGCTGaagatgtatctgtatctacaGCCCCGGCACGAACAGAGTCTTCATGTTTCCCAAAGGatcgttgttgtagttttttttttcctttagtTCGCTGTGTTTTTTGTGGACAGGAATGTCGGTATAGACATGCCTTTTCGCCATCCCATCTACAGTGATTATCGGTTAGGGGCCCACTTCAAGAATGcccacaaaaaaatggaagaaaCGGTGATCCTAATCTTGGCTGCTATTGAGTTAAGCATCGCCAGGTAAACATATGCAATTTCTTAATTAATTTGCGGCCAAAGGATCAATAAGTTAGCTTCCATAAACTGTTTAAGATTCACTCAGCACTATGAGATCTACAAGAATCTGATAGATGAAAGAATTCCTATAGAGTTCCATGGAAACCCTTCGATTTCCTTTCTGCACATGGCAATTGACAAGTGGGGTTTCGTTCCGATTTGAGGTTAGATCCCACAAACCACTACTGACTGATTGATGAAAATAACCCACACTCGCACGGATGATGTATTACATGCATGCAGTTTGGTGCTGATATAATAGACCGATTAGATTATAGCCGGCCCACCGATCCATGTGCACATATTGCTGTAAGCTCGGTCGAGTGATACGCACGTTCTAGATAACGATTCCAGCAAATGAAATAGGGGTCTATACTACTATAGTACTACTCTGATTCTGGCTCATCCTGGTTCCTATCGATTAGCTAAGAATGAGTATTTGAGTATACTGCATGGCTGCATTCGattcaaattttataatttgtatctgtatttttttatactcTATCGAGGTGTGTGCATGCCcgtgctaaaaataaaaacaaacaaatcggAAAGCGCACATTGTGCGAATGGGATCTCTAAACGATGCGCCAACTAGCTGGTGGCGACGGATATGCCTCGGCCTCTACTACTACAGTACAGACCTCCTAAGAGGAACTAATTAAGAGGAGCTAATACTAAGGATTTTGGAAAGGACTAAggaaagtttttgaaaatataaaaaaaaggaaaacttcGAAAACTCCTTGGAGTTATCTCTGAATAATGGATTCTTTTTTAAGATTTGCAACTGTATTTGGAACGAGTACGGGTAATGGGTAACGTACTCCGCCGCCTGACTTTGCCGTAGCTTTTGCGTTTGCGTTGGCGACGACGCCTGATTATTTCCTGGCGCCAGTTTCTAAATTTAcgcaaattattttcaaaagaatttaGTTGCCGTCATGTTGGGCCGACCGCTTGCCGTTTGCGTGGCGCTTTCACGCACATTCTCCCCCACCGTCGGCTCCCCACCTCTTTCcattagtgtgtgtgtgtgagagtgcGGCAAATGATAAAGCGGAATAAATGAGCCCCACCGAGAGAgagccagagagagagaggtggATCCGGTAATGGTATGGGTGTCTGGGCAAAAGTCAAGGCGGCGGCGCACAGTGAGCGCAGGAActtgaaattcaattttctgCGGGAGCGATTTAATGCCTAATACAGACCGGTTGCACCTTGTCTCTTGCCTCGCTCTTCCAGGCCAAACATTCACATAGATACTCAGATACCCACACCAATGCAAAGTGCAACCCATGCTCGAGTGGCTCTTTGcgaaaaaagctaaaaaaaaaaaactgaattgGCGAGCAGCCGCATTTTCATATGGATTTCGCATGCGATtaagtgtgtatgtgtgcCCTGGCGCCACCAAATACACACAAAACGGCGACTGCActtgtgtgtgcgagtgtgtgtgtgccgaCAGTCGCGTCTGGCCGAATGGGCACACCTGCCGGCATTATTCTAATCGGCTCTGAGGGGATTGTTCTACCTCTTCtaattgattttaattaaaaacttcaACATCTTTGGATAAACTGATCTCTATATATAAATAGAGTATTGTATTTTGTAACCCCAAATAATTCTAACACCATTAAAGATATGCCCCCTCATTACCTGTTTCGCTCAGGCACAGGATGCGGAACCAGTGCAGTGGATTGCAACACGTGTAGACGGGGTCGCCGGCGCTGGGGCAGGAGGGCAGGCGTTTCAGCTCCTCGCCGCTCCGCAGGTCCCGCCAGAAGAACAGCCGGCTGGCCGTCACATGTTGCTCCCGGGCCGTGGGGTGGGGTAACAGGATGCACTGCAGGTAGGTGGGCGGGGTCGTTGCAGAGGCCTGGGGGGTTTTTGTTGGTCCGTCCACTCGGCTCTTGACCGCCTGCAGGAGTTCCGCCACCTGCTTGCGCTTCAGCAGCTTCATCAGTCCATCGAAATCCTCGCGAAACCGCCGGGTGCTCTGGAGCTGCGAATGGGCTTGGCTTTGGGTCCGGCTTTGGGCATGTTGGAGAGTCTTCGCAGTGGCTGGAATTGTGGATATCGAATCGTCCCCATTGATGGACTCCGTCGCTCCGCCGCAGCAGTTTCGTAAAATCGTCACTAAGGTGGCGGCATTCGTCCGTGGATGGGGTAGACGCTCCACCTGATCCGGCTCCCTCGCTGTCACCCGACTCCGTTCCTGATCGCTTTCTTCGATCAGCATATCTTCGCCAGAACTTGCGCAACTGTAGCCAGGTCCGATACAGTAGAGGTCCGAGCTTTCGCCGGCCAATACTGATCCGCAGCTCGGCGACGGTGGGAATTCCAAGCGGTTTGGCAGGTGACGGTACgagtggttgttgttgttgttgtggttcgGACTCATACTCTGGCAATAGGAACCGGAGCAATCCATGGCGCAGGGCATCGAGCTGTAGGGCGGCGGCGGGGTCTGACGCATCGCCAAGGAGTCCTCCTCGCCGGAGTAGCCAAACGACTGATGCGGATGATGAGGGCGGAGTCGAGGTGGAGGGGGCGGCGGCCGTGGTGGCGGGTCGCCCGCTACAGACGACACCCCATCGCGCACCCCCGGATTGTTTCTGGACGCATAACGCCATAAATCTTTCTTCTTTTCGTTTGGGAATATCATGGAGGGACATACAATTTTGCGGTAACATCGATCCTATTGTATGCGCATTATTTGTAATTGACTAACTTGGTTCGCGGACTCGACGGGGCCGGCTAGTCACGGTATTACttgggtatttatttttttacttcagTTTTCAGTTCAGTTTGCGCTTCTCACTTCTGTCGCAAATGTTGATGTTATTTGGGGTCTACGGGGGCATGGAGTAACAGGGGGCTTGGGgagtgttttatttatttattttttgtttttatttattaacgaTTTTAGACTCCCTCGTATCACTTGTTGGCTTTTGATATGTTTGCGCCTGGTATGATATGTTGTTTCCAGTGGTGTGCACTCTGCAAGAAAAGATGGGGGTTTTGGATTAGTCATTGGCCTAATAGGTGTTCTCAGCTTTCTTATGGACTCGTGTTTATGGCTAAAGTTTAAAGGGCTAACagtgcgtatacttgatatgtagctttaagctttaaacattttttttaaatctttaataattaaatggGAGTTTAATAggataaaaatttaataaataatatgcatTCTATATTAGAGAATATATAATGCCAACTTTCTTTTGATTAACTTTCGAACCGACAACAGTGCGTatactttataatttttaagctttttttaaactcttatattcttaagaAAACAACTCCCCATGCAAGAAAAGTAATTTATTACATTCAGACATCCATGTAAATATTCCCC
The Drosophila bipectinata strain 14024-0381.07 chromosome 3R, DbipHiC1v2, whole genome shotgun sequence DNA segment above includes these coding regions:
- the Dad gene encoding mothers against decapentaplegic homolog 6, with the translated sequence MIFPNEKKKDLWRYASRNNPGVRDGVSSVAGDPPPRPPPPPPRLRPHHPHQSFGYSGEEDSLAMRQTPPPPYSSMPCAMDCSGSYCQSMSPNHNNNNNHSYRHLPNRLEFPPSPSCGSVLAGESSDLYCIGPGYSCASSGEDMLIEESDQERSRVTAREPDQVERLPHPRTNAATLVTILRNCCGGATESINGDDSISTIPATAKTLQHAQSRTQSQAHSQLQSTRRFREDFDGLMKLLKRKQVAELLQAVKSRVDGPTKTPQASATTPPTYLQCILLPHPTAREQHVTASRLFFWRDLRSGEELKRLPSCPSAGDPVYTCCNPLHWFRILCLSETDSHRSKMLRLKDADSEEDSQNDAKSTALSTWSSPSISSISKRAEQPSLFESFTTDGKDRNINANGWCQIAYWEMSDRVGKMFHARTTAVNIYTDGLVDSGGDSMCLSDLPVGGKTEEVQKTRQKVGLGVTLSLELGDVWIYNRGHVPIFVGSPTLERVSKVLPGCCLKAFETHRAQMLSMRQQGHHQMGPIDWFSLKISFAKGWGQFYRRQDIMCCPCWLDVNFSHLR